A part of Podarcis muralis chromosome 13, rPodMur119.hap1.1, whole genome shotgun sequence genomic DNA contains:
- the LOC114582809 gene encoding CD82 antigen isoform X1, whose translation MGVISEAWIRLGVWKRGLHPLCFLLPFPLLNQQGLEWNRQPQDDSQRFPSNRDDTMSRKGCIAVTKYFLFLFNFLFFLLGGLLFSFGLWLLFDRDSFAAVLGSAYYALKIWSYIFCGVGILTMWMGFLGCLGSLKEIKCMLGCYFAFLLLLFLAQIIIGILVYSQSKTLNTKVGDYVTEIIEHYGTYNPSTDEEESWDYVQTELQCCGWILSNDWMENSIIKNSSYHLYPCSCSGNVSQPDQPGNGTTAAPTTRPKIAGFCNSYGQPWSVYEMGCMDGVQTWLTNNIVTIVGISLGIALMELCLMTLSMFLCRTIGPNYDKLTRYS comes from the exons ATGGGTGTTATCAGTGAGGCCTGGATCAGGCTTGGGGTGTGGAAGAGAGGCCTCCATCctctctgctttctccttcctttccccctcctcaacCAGCAAGGCCTGGAATGGAACAGGCAACCCCAAGATGACAGCCAACGTTTCCCCAGCAACCGA GACGACACAATGTCCCGCAAAGGTTGCATCGCTGTCACAAAgtacttccttttcctcttcaaTTTCTTATTCTTT CTCCTCGGAGGACTTCTGTTTAGCTTTGGCTTATGGCTACTTTTTGACCGGGACAGTTTTGCGGCTGTCCTAG GGTCGGCGTATTATGCCCTCAAGATCTGGTCCTATATTTTCTGTGGGGTCGGCATCCTCACCATGTGGATGGGATTCCTCGGTTGCCTGGGTTCCCTCAAGGAAATCAAGTGTATGCTAGGATGT TACTTCGCCTTCCTGCTCCTTCTCTTCCTGGCCCAGATCATCATTGGAATCTTGGTATATTCGCAGAGCAAAACG CTCAACACAAAGGTTGGTGACTATGTCACAGAAATAATTGAGCACTATGGGACATATAATCCGTCCACGGATGAGGAGGAGAGCTGGGATTATGTGCAGACGGAG CTCCAGTGTTGCGGATGGATCCTCTCCAATGACTGGATGGAGAACAGCATAATAAAGAACTCCTCTTACCACCTCTATCCCTGCTCCTGCAGCGGCAACGTCTCTCAGCCTGACCAGCCAGGGAATGGCACCACCGCTGCCCCCACCACCAGGCCGAAGATCGCAGGCTTCTGTAACTCTTATGGGCAACCGTGGTCCGTCTATGAGATG GGCTGCATGGACGGCGTCCAGACCTGGCTCACGAATAACATCGTCACCATTGTGGGGATCAGCCTTGGGATTGCGCTCATGGAG CTCTGCCTCATGACGCTATCGATGTTTCTGTGTAGGACCATCGGGCCCAACTATGACAAGCTCACTCGCTATTCCTAG
- the LOC114582809 gene encoding CD82 antigen isoform X2, whose product MSRKGCIAVTKYFLFLFNFLFFLLGGLLFSFGLWLLFDRDSFAAVLGSAYYALKIWSYIFCGVGILTMWMGFLGCLGSLKEIKCMLGCYFAFLLLLFLAQIIIGILVYSQSKTLNTKVGDYVTEIIEHYGTYNPSTDEEESWDYVQTELQCCGWILSNDWMENSIIKNSSYHLYPCSCSGNVSQPDQPGNGTTAAPTTRPKIAGFCNSYGQPWSVYEMGCMDGVQTWLTNNIVTIVGISLGIALMELCLMTLSMFLCRTIGPNYDKLTRYS is encoded by the exons ATGTCCCGCAAAGGTTGCATCGCTGTCACAAAgtacttccttttcctcttcaaTTTCTTATTCTTT CTCCTCGGAGGACTTCTGTTTAGCTTTGGCTTATGGCTACTTTTTGACCGGGACAGTTTTGCGGCTGTCCTAG GGTCGGCGTATTATGCCCTCAAGATCTGGTCCTATATTTTCTGTGGGGTCGGCATCCTCACCATGTGGATGGGATTCCTCGGTTGCCTGGGTTCCCTCAAGGAAATCAAGTGTATGCTAGGATGT TACTTCGCCTTCCTGCTCCTTCTCTTCCTGGCCCAGATCATCATTGGAATCTTGGTATATTCGCAGAGCAAAACG CTCAACACAAAGGTTGGTGACTATGTCACAGAAATAATTGAGCACTATGGGACATATAATCCGTCCACGGATGAGGAGGAGAGCTGGGATTATGTGCAGACGGAG CTCCAGTGTTGCGGATGGATCCTCTCCAATGACTGGATGGAGAACAGCATAATAAAGAACTCCTCTTACCACCTCTATCCCTGCTCCTGCAGCGGCAACGTCTCTCAGCCTGACCAGCCAGGGAATGGCACCACCGCTGCCCCCACCACCAGGCCGAAGATCGCAGGCTTCTGTAACTCTTATGGGCAACCGTGGTCCGTCTATGAGATG GGCTGCATGGACGGCGTCCAGACCTGGCTCACGAATAACATCGTCACCATTGTGGGGATCAGCCTTGGGATTGCGCTCATGGAG CTCTGCCTCATGACGCTATCGATGTTTCTGTGTAGGACCATCGGGCCCAACTATGACAAGCTCACTCGCTATTCCTAG